Proteins encoded together in one Aquipuribacter hungaricus window:
- a CDS encoding DUF1330 domain-containing protein: protein MPGAYWVNTVREVRDTEKLAAYVRLAGPAIAAAGGTFVARGTPGAAFEEGSRERTALIRFASVEAAVAAYESEAYQEALRALGDGAVRDIRVVEALDQT from the coding sequence ATGCCGGGTGCGTACTGGGTCAACACCGTCCGCGAGGTCCGCGACACCGAGAAGCTGGCCGCCTACGTGCGGCTCGCCGGTCCGGCCATCGCCGCCGCCGGGGGGACCTTCGTCGCCCGGGGGACACCCGGCGCGGCGTTCGAGGAGGGCTCGCGCGAGCGCACGGCGCTCATCCGCTTCGCCAGCGTCGAGGCGGCCGTCGCGGCCTACGAGTCCGAGGCGTACCAGGAGGCCCTGCGCGCGCTCGGCGACGGCGCCGTCCGGGACATCCGCGTCGTCGAGGCGCTCGACCAGACCTGA